One region of Eupeodes corollae chromosome 1, idEupCoro1.1, whole genome shotgun sequence genomic DNA includes:
- the LOC129952108 gene encoding uncharacterized protein K02A2.6-like, with protein sequence MKDTLAKHSILHVFDPKKQILIQTDASKNGLGCWFFQEGKPVAYASKSLTDTETRYAQIEKELLAVVYACEKFKNYIYGYYFTINSDHKPLVSLVKKDVGEIHSTRLQRMKLKLSKYDFDIKFVPGKFLYVADLLSRNFINDPIVDIESSLKDLIHNINMSDPKRKMFEEETRKDVVLQTLVHLYEDGWPADKQRVPENARFFWQFKDKIFVEDGLVFYENRVLVPNNLIKGMLDALHKSHMGITKTLNKAKSTLFWPYMNRDIENMIFKCKKCEKFRSENKKHSLIPHPIPKRPFQKLGMDCLDYGGRSYLVGMDYYSKWIELHEITDKTASSIIKILNKFFSIHGIPQNIVSDNQPFNSYELRNFANNSNLDFIHSSPRYPRCNGLAEKAVHIAKSILKKISQSEGSLEEALLEYRSTPISGIGYSPAEMLMNRKLRTWIPIKDEDLEPKIPNNLKAVLERRQERILKNNNPVKPRRETHFEKGENVVYRNNGKWEPGRIVSKHDSPRSYLLQNENNRVIRRNTLHLRRSMHSPQIRLPEAEERTPIVSGNNNNPSLELADTYHTNSSPLPDSNNVEQDVESVRQPDREYTTRSGRISRKPNFYIPQ encoded by the coding sequence ATGAAAGATACTCTTGCCAAACATTCAATCCTTCACGTTTTTGAtccaaagaaacaaattttgattcagACTGATGCTTCAAAAAATGGGTTAGGATGTTGGTTTTTTCAAGAAGGTAAGCCGGTAGCATACGCTTCTAAAAGCTTGACTGACACTGAAACAAGGTACGcacaaatagaaaaagaattattgGCTGTTGTCTACGCCTgtgagaaattcaaaaattacatttatggTTATTACTTCACCATAAATTCTGATCATAAACCATTGGTTTCTTTGGTTAAAAAAGATGTTGGTGAAATTCATTCGACTCGTTTACAACGTATGAAATTGAAACTCtcaaaatatgattttgataTTAAGTTTGTTCCGGGAAAGTTCTTATACGTGGCAGATTTGTTATCAcgtaattttataaatgatcctATAGTTGATATAGAATCATCATTAAAGGACCTCATACACAACATCAATATGAGTGATCCTAAACGAAAAATGTTCGAAGAAGAAACCCGAAAAGATGTTGTGTTACAGACTCTTGTACATCTGTACGAAGATGGTTGGCCAGCAGATAAGCAACGGGTTCCAGAAAATGCTAGGTTCTTTTGgcaatttaaagacaaaatctTTGTAGAAGACGGCctagttttttatgaaaatcgagTTCTGGTCCCAAACAATTTAATCAAAGGTATGCTAGATGCACTTCATAAGTCTCACATGGGAATAACAAAGACACTGAATAAAGCTAAGAGCACTCTTTTTTGGCCTTACATGAATAGGGACATTGAAAACATGattttcaaatgtaaaaaatgcGAAAAATTTAGATCCGAAAACAAGAAGCATTCGTTAATTCCCCACCCTATTCCGAAAAGGCCTTTCCAAAAACTTGGGATGGATTGTCTTGATTACGGGGGAAGATCGTATTTGGTTGGAATGGATTACTATTCCAAGTGGATTGAACTTCATGAAATCACAGACAAAACTGCATCAagcataattaaaattttaaacaaatttttttcgattCATGGTATTCCACAGAACATTGTCTCCGATAATCAACCCTTCAATTCATATGAACTCCGAAATTTTGCGAACAATTCAAATTTAGATTTTATACACAGTAGTCCAAGATATCCAAGATGTAATGGTCTGGCTGAGAAAGCAGTCCATATCGCaaaatcaattcttaaaaaaatcagccAATCAGAAGGTAGTTTAGAAGAAGCTCTTTTAGAGTATAGGAGTACGCCAATTTCAGGAATTGGGTATTCACCAGCAGAAATGCTCATGAATCGTAAATTAAGAACGTGGATACCAATAAAAGATGAAGACCTTGAACCGAAAATTCCAAATAACTTGAAGGCGGTATTAGAAAGACGTcaagaaagaattttaaaaaataataatccagTTAAACCGCGTCGTgaaacacattttgagaaaggaGAAAACGTAGTATATAGAAATAATGGAAAGTGGGAACCAGGTAGAATAGTATCCAAACATGATAGTCCGAGGTCATACTTActccaaaatgaaaataatagagTCATTCGTAGAAATACATTACACTTACGTAGGTCAATGCATTCTCCACAAATAAGACTACCTGAGGCGGAAGAGAGGACGCCTATTGTCtctggaaataataataaccctTCTCTTGAACTGGCAGACACTTATCACACTAACTCATCTCCATTACCTGATAGCAACAATGTCGAACAAGATGTCGAGTCAGTGCGGCAACCGGACCGAGAGTATACCACAAGATCTGGTCGAATAAGTCGGAAACCAAACTTTTATATACCTcagtaa